From a region of the uncultured Desulfatiglans sp. genome:
- a CDS encoding conserved hypothetical protein (Evidence 4 : Unknown function but conserved in other organisms), with protein sequence MTAKKKLPIGVQSFREIREGGYYYVDKSGYAVDLADQGKYYFLSRPRRFGKSLLVDTLKELFSGSRELFAGLYAEDHWDWSVSHPVLLFSFAGGVLKSVADLQKHLERQLDLHEKTLGVEAHYPEIRSRFADLILQAHRQSGRRVVILVDEYDKPILDAIADREEAARVRDVLRDFYSVIKDNDAHIRFAFLTGVSKFSKAGIFSGLNNLRDITVEAPYSAICGYTEADLETVFAPELPGLDRALIREWYNGYNWLGESVYNPFDVLLLFSKRIFGAYWFETGTPTFLIKLLTERGVFTPSLGQTVASEMLLSTFDVDTMPTEALLFQTGYLTFAGTRRMGARTEYRLGYPNLEVQSALNDVLLKSLLADPGAAEGVVSRLYDVLSTADFAALEVHFRALFAAIPADWHRRNTIGEYEGYYASVFYSHFAALGLDIRVEDATSRGRVDMTVLFVGRVFVFEFKVVELEPEGRALEQILARRYAEKYQDLGRPIHLIGVEFSRKERNLCGFEVRSLPPPAAENAGPPG encoded by the coding sequence ATGACCGCTAAAAAGAAGCTGCCCATCGGGGTGCAGTCTTTCCGGGAAATACGGGAGGGCGGCTACTATTACGTCGACAAGTCCGGCTATGCAGTGGACCTCGCCGACCAGGGCAAGTACTACTTTCTCTCGCGCCCCCGGCGCTTCGGAAAAAGCCTGCTGGTGGACACCCTGAAGGAACTCTTCAGCGGGAGCCGAGAACTCTTTGCCGGGCTTTACGCCGAGGACCATTGGGACTGGTCCGTATCCCACCCGGTCTTGCTCTTCAGCTTCGCCGGAGGCGTACTCAAGTCGGTGGCGGATCTGCAGAAGCATCTGGAGCGGCAGCTCGATCTGCACGAAAAGACCCTGGGGGTCGAGGCCCACTACCCCGAAATCCGAAGCCGCTTCGCCGACCTGATTTTACAGGCCCACCGGCAGAGCGGCCGCCGGGTGGTGATCCTCGTGGACGAATACGACAAGCCCATCCTGGACGCCATCGCGGACCGGGAAGAGGCCGCCCGGGTGCGGGACGTGCTGCGCGACTTCTACTCGGTGATCAAGGACAACGACGCCCACATCCGCTTCGCCTTCCTGACCGGAGTCTCCAAGTTCAGCAAGGCCGGGATCTTCTCGGGTCTCAACAACCTGCGGGACATCACGGTGGAAGCGCCCTACTCGGCCATCTGCGGCTACACCGAGGCCGACCTCGAGACGGTCTTCGCCCCGGAGCTCCCGGGCCTGGACCGGGCGCTCATCCGGGAGTGGTACAACGGGTACAACTGGCTGGGGGAGAGCGTCTACAACCCCTTCGACGTGCTGCTGCTCTTCTCCAAGCGCATCTTCGGGGCCTACTGGTTCGAGACCGGCACCCCCACCTTCCTGATCAAGCTGCTTACGGAACGGGGCGTCTTCACCCCAAGCCTGGGGCAGACCGTGGCATCCGAAATGCTCCTTTCAACCTTCGATGTGGACACCATGCCCACCGAGGCCCTGCTCTTCCAGACCGGTTACCTGACCTTCGCCGGGACGCGCCGCATGGGCGCCCGGACCGAGTACCGGCTGGGTTATCCCAACCTGGAGGTGCAAAGCGCCCTCAACGATGTGCTGCTCAAATCCCTGCTCGCCGATCCCGGAGCGGCCGAGGGGGTCGTAAGCCGGCTGTACGATGTGTTGAGCACCGCCGACTTCGCCGCCCTCGAGGTCCATTTCCGGGCCCTGTTCGCCGCCATCCCCGCCGACTGGCACCGCAGGAACACGATCGGCGAGTACGAAGGTTACTACGCGAGCGTGTTTTACAGCCACTTCGCGGCCCTCGGGCTGGACATCCGGGTGGAGGACGCCACCAGCCGCGGCCGGGTGGACATGACGGTGCTCTTCGTGGGGCGGGTATTCGTCTTCGAGTTCAAGGTGGTGGAGCTGGAGCCCGAGGGCCGGGCCCTGGAGCAGATCCTGGCCCGCCGCTACGCCGAGAAGTACCAGGACCTGGGCCGGCCCATCCACCTGATCGGCGTCGAGTTCAGCCGCAAGGAGCGGAATCTCTGCGGCTTCGAGGTCCGAAGCCTGCCCCCACCGGCTGCAGAAAACGCAGGGCCACCGGGATAA
- a CDS encoding hypothetical protein (Evidence 5 : Unknown function) → MFRNAKAVFEEKEGDIMPTLAEQWIKQGIQRGLQQGVQQGTLRGTRAMVVEALRTKFNAVPTKVVKQIEKIDDTDVLTHLLRKFLHVRDMEEFKAALAQI, encoded by the coding sequence TTGTTTAGAAACGCCAAAGCTGTTTTTGAGGAGAAGGAAGGTGATATTATGCCCACTCTGGCGGAGCAATGGATCAAGCAAGGCATACAACGAGGCCTGCAGCAAGGAGTGCAACAAGGGACACTGAGGGGAACACGCGCGATGGTGGTTGAAGCCTTGAGAACCAAATTCAACGCCGTTCCCACAAAGGTCGTCAAGCAAATCGAGAAGATTGATGACACAGATGTTTTGACACATCTTTTGCGAAAATTCCTCCATGTCCGCGACATGGAGGAATTCAAGGCCGCCCTCGCTCAGATCTGA
- a CDS encoding hypothetical protein (Evidence 5 : Unknown function) has product MRKFFIKSIYLGILSAILTIFVTPQRAINQSQLSQLQYGYPFQFILEDRSRLNPELFPQRYYCCNPLEYKIEFIWIKFILSCMFFTFIYYLILYAIYYYHKFYFTIKNNKFVQIL; this is encoded by the coding sequence ATGAGAAAATTTTTTATAAAATCTATTTATTTGGGGATACTCAGTGCTATCCTCACTATTTTTGTTACACCACAAAGGGCGATAAACCAATCCCAATTATCTCAATTACAGTATGGCTATCCTTTTCAATTCATACTCGAAGATCGTTCTCGACTCAACCCGGAATTATTTCCACAGCGGTATTATTGCTGCAATCCACTCGAATATAAAATAGAATTTATATGGATTAAATTCATTTTATCATGCATGTTCTTTACATTTATCTATTATCTCATTTTATATGCTATTTATTATTACCACAAATTTTACTTCACAATCAAAAATAATAAATTTGTTCAGATATTATAG
- a CDS encoding hypothetical protein (Evidence 5 : Unknown function), with translation MRKMPILIYLIYEKIFYKIYLFGDTQCYPHYFCYTTKGDKPIPIISITVWLSFSIHTRRSFSTQPGIISTAVLLLQSTRI, from the coding sequence TTGAGAAAAATGCCCATTTTGATTTATTTAATCTATGAGAAAATTTTTTATAAAATCTATTTATTTGGGGATACTCAGTGCTATCCTCACTATTTTTGTTACACCACAAAGGGCGATAAACCAATCCCAATTATCTCAATTACAGTATGGCTATCCTTTTCAATTCATACTCGAAGATCGTTCTCGACTCAACCCGGAATTATTTCCACAGCGGTATTATTGCTGCAATCCACTCGAATATAA
- a CDS encoding hypothetical protein (Evidence 5 : Unknown function), translating to MFDDPGTQELLLTHAFGSLITIFDSVNKVLQNDFAYYKKII from the coding sequence TTGTTTGATGATCCCGGAACGCAGGAATTGCTCTTAACTCATGCCTTCGGCTCCCTTATCACGATTTTTGATTCCGTCAATAAGGTCTTGCAAAACGATTTCGCATATTATAAAAAGATCATCTAG
- a CDS encoding hypothetical protein (Evidence 5 : Unknown function): MLVEAVHATFHGLELISPGLLSPPFDPDPLIGYKFMMRVNTNLVCELKKSLFTDEHLFFYSHYYLVQRTVPGTDELHAGTKFTIFSLKLHHVL; encoded by the coding sequence GTGCTTGTCGAGGCTGTGCACGCAACCTTCCACGGCCTCGAACTGATCTCGCCTGGATTGCTCAGCCCGCCGTTTGATCCAGATCCCCTGATCGGTTACAAATTCATGATGCGAGTCAATACCAATCTAGTTTGTGAACTGAAAAAATCTCTATTTACGGATGAACACTTATTTTTTTATAGTCACTATTATTTGGTCCAGCGTACTGTTCCAGGGACTGACGAACTCCATGCAGGAACTAAATTCACGATTTTTTCGCTAAAACTGCACCATGTGCTGTAG
- a CDS encoding exported hypothetical protein (Evidence 5 : Unknown function), producing MKKLISIFILFNLLFITSFSAAAIESINNKNELILKIHFNKLLNLNEIKKFAISNSDIFTIIMLEGKFVIGGTEHYEFFLVQPSEKLYKINLENIHNTFNKYRHALFQSVLETAYELDDDIIINRYDMLESMHRMLYDQSDIPTHISKATIQTTHIQISEIIKRHTNIIQHIEIASIDKFDRNIYQDNFDQDTDETHDIYQNEKNYTENDIKTWWPNVGYSHTYQYSPTERYTLQYMGWYNPNFTEIDTYEHDYFLYNYDNATYLRNGSTSYPNCYPLIVYAATTWPSDSHPYLDTRYNYFGCEFNELAFTIGASKAKSIPGNIWHYNYFITKNGNSSSDKFKLQAQKGYRNPSWCYSTWCSFSEKIVNLVPAWSSSVPGTVRWTK from the coding sequence ATGAAAAAATTAATTTCCATATTTATTCTATTTAACTTACTTTTTATCACAAGCTTTTCTGCTGCCGCAATTGAAAGCATAAACAATAAAAATGAATTAATATTAAAAATTCATTTTAACAAATTACTCAATTTAAATGAAATAAAGAAATTCGCCATTTCAAACAGCGATATTTTTACAATTATAATGCTTGAGGGGAAATTCGTGATCGGTGGAACAGAGCATTATGAATTCTTCCTTGTTCAACCAAGTGAAAAATTATATAAGATAAACCTAGAAAATATTCATAATACATTTAACAAATATAGACATGCACTATTCCAATCCGTCTTAGAAACAGCATACGAACTGGATGATGACATAATTATTAATCGTTATGACATGTTAGAATCAATGCACAGAATGCTATATGACCAATCTGATATTCCAACACATATTTCTAAAGCCACGATTCAAACTACACATATTCAAATAAGCGAAATAATAAAAAGACATACAAACATAATTCAACACATCGAAATAGCATCTATAGATAAATTCGACAGAAATATATATCAGGATAATTTCGATCAAGATACTGACGAAACCCATGATATCTACCAAAACGAGAAAAATTATACAGAAAATGACATAAAAACATGGTGGCCAAATGTAGGATATTCACATACTTATCAGTATTCTCCAACTGAGAGATATACGTTACAGTATATGGGATGGTATAATCCAAATTTTACCGAAATTGACACATATGAACATGACTACTTTCTTTACAATTACGACAATGCCACATACTTGCGTAACGGAAGCACATCCTACCCAAATTGTTATCCCTTGATTGTCTATGCTGCAACAACATGGCCATCGGATTCTCACCCCTATCTGGATACAAGATATAACTATTTTGGATGCGAATTTAATGAATTAGCTTTTACAATTGGAGCATCAAAGGCTAAATCAATTCCAGGAAATATATGGCACTATAATTATTTCATAACAAAAAATGGAAATTCGAGCAGCGACAAATTCAAATTACAAGCGCAAAAAGGTTATCGCAATCCTAGCTGGTGCTACAGCACATGGTGCAGTTTTAGCGAAAAAATCGTGAATTTAGTTCCTGCATGGAGTTCGTCAGTCCCTGGAACAGTACGCTGGACCAAATAA
- a CDS encoding hypothetical protein (Evidence 5 : Unknown function) gives MMNSLPSGFLSKILHTPFEQFPSGKSLFCQSRRQSAPLLVWRPSGRLRTRFAFPDIGPKSSFPDRKLDCTGKSFPDGKLARAACHTEEQCTIICACPPLKYRQKMGRVPCL, from the coding sequence ATGATGAATTCTTTGCCTTCCGGCTTCCTAAGCAAGATCCTCCATACCCCCTTCGAACAGTTCCCATCCGGAAAAAGTCTTTTTTGCCAATCCCGCCGCCAATCTGCACCTTTGCTTGTGTGGCGACCATCAGGTCGCCTCCGCACAAGGTTTGCTTTTCCTGATATTGGCCCAAAATCCTCATTTCCGGATAGGAAACTGGATTGCACCGGAAAATCATTTCCGGATGGAAAACTGGCTAGAGCGGCATGCCACACCGAAGAGCAATGCACGATCATTTGTGCATGTCCCCCCCTGAAATACCGTCAAAAAATGGGCCGAGTGCCCTGTCTCTGA
- a CDS encoding conserved hypothetical protein (Evidence 4 : Unknown function but conserved in other organisms): MTAKKKLPIGVQSFRKIREGDYYYVDKTGFILGLIEEGSYYFLSRPRRFGKSLLVDTLKELFSGSRELFAGLYAEDHWDWSVSHPVRETQLRLNLLRSLQSAPCAGEVGLG, translated from the coding sequence ATGACCGCCAAAAAGAAACTGCCGATCGGGGTGCAGTCTTTCCGCAAGATTCGGGAAGGCGATTATTATTATGTGGATAAAACCGGATTTATTCTGGGGCTGATCGAGGAGGGAAGCTACTACTTTCTCTCGCGCCCCCGACGNTTCGGGAAGAGCCTGCTGGTAGACACCCTGAAGGAACTCTTCAGCGGGAGCCGAGAACTCTTTGCCGGGCTTTACGCCGAGGACCACTGGGACTGGTCCGTATCCCACCCGGTCCGCGAGACCCAACTGCGCCTGAACCTGCTGCGCAGCCTTCAGTCCGCGCCATGCGCCGGAGAGGTCGGCCTGGGTTGA
- a CDS encoding hypothetical protein (Evidence 5 : Unknown function), whose product MNEPATTMRMGQTPSERTSRGGDCTSLRARGRISGLPHPGAGGRWPVMPEQYILAKRMTHTAIHESYPAQNVLAAAWIERKGPSLFLRGWSRRKIMSSERGEFPPSRSMQPSPCPV is encoded by the coding sequence ATGAATGAGCCAGCAACCACTATGCGGATGGGGCAAACCCCCTCTGAGCGAACATCACGAGGAGGAGATTGCACCAGCCTCCGCGCCCGTGGGCGAATCTCCGGATTGCCGCATCCGGGCGCTGGCGGCCGATGGCCGGTCATGCCGGAACAATACATTCTCGCTAAGCGGATGACGCACACTGCAATACATGAATCCTATCCGGCACAGAACGTGCTTGCAGCAGCATGGATCGAGAGAAAGGGACCATCCCTATTCCTTCGGGGATGGAGCCGCCGCAAGATCATGAGTTCTGAGAGGGGTGAATTCCCACCCTCCCGGAGCATGCAGCCGTCCCCCTGCCCGGTTTGA
- a CDS encoding hypothetical protein (Evidence 5 : Unknown function), translating to MSQQPLCGWGKPPLSEHHEEEIAPASAPVGESPDCRIRALAADGRSCRNNTFSLSG from the coding sequence ATGAGCCAGCAACCACTATGCGGATGGGGCAAACCCCCTCTGAGCGAACATCACGAGGAGGAGATTGCACCAGCCTCCGCGCCCGTGGGCGAATCTCCGGATTGCCGCATCCGGGCGCTGGCGGCCGATGGCCGGTCATGCCGGAACAATACATTCTCGCTAAGCGGATGA
- a CDS encoding hypothetical protein (Evidence 5 : Unknown function) — protein sequence MPPISTISFRHRQIPFELDLAGRTFKVKQGGDPETVALRRRDCEHRPWCGCMPSLEERKARDLSRV from the coding sequence ATGCCTCCGATCAGCACCATCTCGTTCAGACACCGGCAAATCCCTTTTGAACTGGATCTCGCCGGCCGAACCTTCAAGGTCAAGCAAGGCGGCGATCCGGAAACGGTCGCCCTGCGTCGGCGCGATTGCGAACATAGGCCCTGGTGCGGGTGCATGCCGAGCCTCGAGGAGAGAAAGGCGAGGGACCTTTCCCGTGTATAG
- a CDS encoding hypothetical protein (Evidence 5 : Unknown function) — MPALKKERRMPRLRKELYRRKGTFVAADPDERTQKGEGKIVRSKAPKQGSAPPERPLNFIDPVK; from the coding sequence ATGCCCGCATTGAAAAAAGAAAGACGAATGCCGCGTTTGAGAAAGGAACTCTATCGTAGGAAAGGGACCTTTGTTGCTGCCGATCCTGATGAGAGGACCCAAAAAGGGGAGGGAAAAATCGTGCGATCGAAGGCCCCCAAACAGGGGTCCGCGCCCCCTGAAAGGCCGCTGAACTTCATCGATCCCGTGAAATAG
- a CDS encoding Addiction module toxin, RelE/StbE family, translated as MAYNIVYKKSVHRDLMKLSKPEAKRILDLIEKKLIKQPESNPVLKGQFAGLRKYRVGNYRVIYALLDLDIVILRIGNRKDVYKGEI; from the coding sequence TTGGCGTATAATATCGTCTACAAGAAGTCGGTCCACCGCGACCTCATGAAGCTATCGAAGCCCGAGGCGAAACGAATTCTCGACCTCATCGAGAAGAAACTGATCAAGCAGCCTGAATCCAATCCTGTGCTCAAGGGTCAGTTTGCGGGGCTTCGTAAGTACCGCGTCGGGAACTATAGGGTGATCTATGCCCTGTTGGATCTTGATATCGTCATCCTTAGGATCGGCAATCGTAAGGATGTTTACAAAGGCGAAATCTAA
- a CDS encoding CopG domain protein DNA-binding domain protein gives MNTAISVRLPKDLASQLDSIAKETERSRSFIIQKALESYIEDFADLQIALDRLHDKGDEVISAKEMRKSLGV, from the coding sequence ATGAATACAGCAATATCAGTACGGCTTCCCAAGGATCTTGCCAGCCAACTAGATAGCATAGCCAAAGAGACTGAAAGGTCCCGCTCTTTCATCATTCAGAAGGCCCTGGAATCCTATATCGAGGATTTCGCGGATCTCCAGATCGCCCTGGACCGACTCCACGATAAGGGGGACGAGGTTATTTCAGCCAAAGAGATGAGGAAGTCTCTTGGCGTATAA
- a CDS encoding hypothetical protein (Evidence 5 : Unknown function) gives MSGAVLHRAPPGLPPLPTLLETLPLNLSGGALTSTHTGQFSAITMGQFSVAISTEAFQIPGEVGRAELRDTALQRPP, from the coding sequence TTGTCAGGCGCTGTGCTCCACCGGGCGCCCCCCGGGCTCCCCCCGTTGCCAACCCTCCTCGAAACCCTCCCCCTGAACCTCAGCGGGGGAGCTCTAACCTCAACCCATACGGGTCAATTTTCGGCCATCACGATGGGTCAATTTTCGGTTGCCATTTCGACAGAAGCCTTTCAAATACCCGGGGAGGTCGGTAGAGCTGAACTCCGAGATACGGCTCTTCAGCGACCTCCTTAG
- a CDS encoding hypothetical protein (Evidence 5 : Unknown function), with protein sequence MXDATSRGRVDMTVLFEGRVFVFEFKVVEQEPEGRALEQILARRYAEKYQDLGRPIHLIGVEFSRKERNLCAFEVRSPPQPAADAAPPAS encoded by the coding sequence GTGNAGGACGCCACCAGCCGCGGCCGGGTGGACATGACGGTGCTCTTCGAGGGGAGGGTGTTCGTCTTCGAGTTCAAGGTGGTCGAGCAGGAGCCCGAGGGCCGGGCCCTGGAGCAGATCCTGGCCCGGCGCTACGCCGAGAAGTATCAGGACCTGGGCCGGCCCATCCATCTGATCGGCGTCGAGTTCAGCCGCAAGGAGCGGAACCTCTGCGCCTTCGAGGTCCGGAGCCCGCCACAGCCGGCTGCAGACGCCGCGCCGCCTGCATCATAG
- a CDS encoding hypothetical protein (Evidence 5 : Unknown function), which translates to MPLSNPFVAGYAVYEDFNLVFPDLKGMSLEEALLMIAEAAKSITNVDMRFYNVEVNLYDIDGTALPKNPFNLSRTVLEQYPPAGAVQPVFVLWKSIGCNGASLWIK; encoded by the coding sequence ATGCCGCTCAGCAATCCCTTTGTCGCTGGCTATGCCGTCTATGAAGATTTCAACCTGGTCTTTCCGGATCTCAAAGGCATGAGTCTCGAAGAGGCTCTGCTGATGATCGCCGAGGCCGCAAAATCCATTACGAACGTGGATATGAGATTTTACAACGTGGAAGTGAACCTCTACGACATCGATGGCACCGCCCTGCCAAAAAACCCTTTCAACTTGAGCCGCACGGTGCTCGAGCAGTATCCGCCCGCCGGCGCGGTTCAGCCCGTCTTCGTCTTGTGGAAGTCCATCGGGTGCAACGGTGCAAGCCTCTGGATCAAGTAG
- a CDS encoding hypothetical protein (Evidence 5 : Unknown function), which translates to MARIPDSLAXVPKKDCTPIGSFFLAIILRVLTDLHSLPGESSRPDRCGFFPVKKGCIYISQS; encoded by the coding sequence GTGGCGCGGATTCCCGACAGCCTGGCCGNAGTTCCAAAGAAAGACTGCACCCCGATCGGCAGTTTCTTTTTGGCGATCATCTTGCGTGTGCTCACGGATTTACACTCACTGCCCGGCGAAAGTTCCCGACCTGACCGGTGCGGCTTCTTCCCGGTCAAGAAGGGTTGCATCTACATCTCTCAGAGCTGA
- a CDS encoding transposase (fragment) — MASANDQVKAEDLIRNAKAVFHGKGGDIMPTLAEQWIEQGMQQGMQKGMEQGRKQGLHQGIEQGIQQGMEQGMQQGVQQGTLSGTRAMVLEALRTKFNAVSPKVXKQIDKIEDTEVLTQLLREVIHVRDMEEFKAVLAQL, encoded by the coding sequence GTGGCCTCCGCGAACGATCAGGTGAAGGCCGAGGATCTGATTAGAAACGCCAAAGCTGTTTTTCACGGGAAGGGAGGCGACATTATGCCTACTCTGGCGGAGCAGTGGATCGAGCAAGGCATGCAGCAAGGCATGCAAAAGGGCATGGAGCAAGGCAGAAAGCAGGGCTTACACCAAGGCATAGAACAGGGCATTCAACAAGGCATGGAACAAGGCATGCAGCAAGGAGTGCAACAAGGGACACTGAGCGGAACGCGCGCGATGGTCCTCGAGGCCTTGAGAACCAAATTCAATGCTGTTTCCCCAAAGGTCNTCAAGCAAATCGACAAGATTGAAGATACAGAGGTTTTGACACAGCTTTTGCGAGAGGTCATCCATGTCCGCGACATGGAGGAATTCAAGGCCGTCCTCGCTCAGCTCTGA
- a CDS encoding AAA family ATPase — protein MIRREAEQIIRSLLRGFPIVTVTGPRQSGKTTLAKTVFADKPYVSLEDPDVRLFAREDTRAFLERFPDGAILDEVQRCPEIFSYLQSLVDADGRMGLYVLTGSQHFGLLSGITQSLAGRTAFVELMPFSLQELSKAGKQPLNLEEMLFKGGYPPLYDREVPVRAWFNAYVTAYLERDVRQVSNVQDLEAFHRFVRLCAGRCGQLLNLSSLAGDCGISRNTAKGWISVLETSYVLFQLRPHFTNFNKRLVKTPKLYFHDVGLAAWLLGIEAPHQLETHPLRGNLFETFVVAELMKSFLNRGERPQLSFWRDSNGVEVDVLIERAGRIMPLEIKSGRTVTREFFSSIDKWTALAGDTATEPTLVYGGGESYRLKDKRVVSWREIGPELLGIPAS, from the coding sequence ATGATACGACGCGAGGCCGAACAGATCATCCGATCCCTTCTCCGGGGCTTCCCCATCGTGACGGTGACCGGACCCAGGCAGTCAGGGAAAACCACCCTCGCCAAGACGGTTTTTGCAGACAAGCCCTATGTGTCTCTGGAGGATCCGGACGTAAGACTCTTTGCACGCGAGGACACGCGGGCATTTCTGGAGCGTTTCCCTGACGGGGCTATCCTGGATGAGGTCCAGCGCTGCCCGGAGATCTTCTCTTATCTTCAGTCCCTCGTAGACGCCGACGGTCGCATGGGGCTGTATGTGTTGACGGGTTCGCAGCACTTCGGCCTCCTTTCCGGCATCACCCAATCCCTCGCCGGCAGAACCGCCTTTGTGGAATTGATGCCTTTTTCCCTACAGGAACTGTCGAAGGCAGGCAAGCAGCCTTTGAACCTCGAAGAGATGCTCTTCAAAGGCGGCTATCCGCCGCTTTACGACCGGGAGGTGCCGGTGCGCGCCTGGTTCAACGCTTATGTCACCGCCTATCTCGAGCGTGATGTGAGGCAAGTCTCGAACGTCCAGGATTTGGAGGCCTTTCATCGTTTCGTACGTCTGTGCGCCGGGCGGTGCGGGCAGCTTTTGAACCTTTCCAGCCTGGCCGGCGACTGCGGCATCAGCCGCAACACGGCCAAAGGCTGGATATCGGTCCTGGAGACGAGCTACGTCTTGTTTCAGCTGCGGCCGCATTTCACCAATTTCAACAAGCGCCTCGTCAAGACCCCCAAACTCTATTTTCACGATGTCGGGCTTGCCGCGTGGCTGCTGGGAATCGAAGCGCCCCATCAACTGGAGACCCACCCGCTGCGCGGAAACCTCTTCGAAACCTTCGTGGTCGCAGAACTGATGAAATCCTTCCTCAACCGCGGTGAAAGGCCACAGCTCTCTTTTTGGCGGGACAGCAACGGTGTCGAGGTCGATGTGCTAATCGAGAGGGCTGGGCGGATCATGCCGCTCGAGATCAAATCGGGCAGGACGGTCACGCGTGAGTTCTTTTCCAGCATCGATAAATGGACGGCCCTCGCAGGGGACACCGCCACGGAACCGACGCTCGTTTATGGCGGCGGGGAGAGCTACCGCCTGAAAGACAAGCGGGTCGTCAGCTGGAGGGAAATCGGGCCGGAGTTGCTCGGTATACCGGCCTCCTGA
- a CDS encoding hypothetical protein (Evidence 5 : Unknown function): MTVLFEGRVFVFEFKVVEQEPEGRALEQILARRYADKYLDLGRPIHLIGIEFSRKERNLCAFEVRSLAPPAGEAAPPAS, encoded by the coding sequence ATGACGGTGCTCTTCGAGGGGAGGGTGTTCGTCTTCGAGTTCAAGGTGGTGGAGCAGGAGCCCGAGGGCCGGGCCCTGGAGCAGATCCTGGCCCGGCGCTACGCCGACAAATACCTGGACCTGGGCCGGCCCATCCACCTGATCGGCATCGAGTTCAGCCGCAAGGAGCGGAATCTCTGCGCCTTCGAGGTCCGGAGCCTGGCGCCACCGGCTGGAGAAGCCGCGCCGCCTGCATCATAG
- a CDS encoding hypothetical protein (Evidence 5 : Unknown function), with amino-acid sequence MERLEDRKPPNDPKTNGFRVIPGLSIQMVSRFMESRWAPVKNLLRRMVAVLIAKGVPSI; translated from the coding sequence ATGGAGCGCCTCGAAGATCGAAAACCGCCGAATGACCCTAAAACGAACGGCTTCAGGGTCATTCCGGGGCTGTCCATCCAAATGGTGTCACGTTTTATGGAATCGAGGTGGGCGCCGGTGAAGAACCTGCTCCGGCGCATGGTCGCAGTACTAATTGCAAAAGGCGTGCCATCGATATAA
- a CDS encoding Flagellar FlbD family protein (modular protein) — protein MIEVVLLDNSKMWLNPLHIFSIRSKPDTVITFTTKQTLTVRDSVQELCRKIDDYFRFINLGQGVSVEQDTEESTKPSLIKQTV, from the coding sequence ATGATCGAGGTGGTGCTCCTCGACAATTCGAAGATGTGGCTGAACCCCTTGCACATATTCTCCATCAGGTCCAAGCCCGACACGGTCATCACCTTCACGACGAAGCAGACGCTGACCGTCCGGGACTCGGTGCAGGAGTTGTGCAGGAAGATCGACGACTATTTCCGGTTCATCAATCTCGGCCAAGGAGTTTCTGTGGAGCAGGATACGGAAGAGAGCACCAAGCCATCATTGATCAAGCAGACGGTCTGA